Proteins from a single region of Lasioglossum baleicum chromosome 1, iyLasBale1, whole genome shotgun sequence:
- the LOC143208672 gene encoding uncharacterized protein LOC143208672, producing MHLLFVDNLKTVAMLKANAEYNRKVAIIESVRADRSATEIIRFFGYPRSTVYDVIAKYNESEMSSEGSETPARKSHSKERVVRTSNIIERVQELIFQDPGQSIRKLSSVVGISEKTMRRIIEEDLRYKSYTIKVRQMLSDAARAKRVKRAVTCSCVPYETVAGRIRLSKEFWPPNRPDLNPLDFYVWSVVERVSNKSRRANVASLKSAIEAAFAGMDRDALKRACHRFRTRMEVVIKAEGGYIE from the coding sequence ATGCATCTACTATTCGTTGATAACCTCAAAACGGTCGCAATGCTGAAAGCTAACGCAGAATACAATCGAAAAGTCGCTATCATCGAAAGCGTGCGTGCTGATCGCTCAGCGACAGAAATTATTCGATTCTTCGGATACCCGAGATCGACGGTTTATGACGTTATTGCAAAATATAATGAGTCGGAGATGTCCAGCGAAGGTTCTGAAACACCGGCAAGGAAGTCGCACTCCAAGGAGCGCGTTGTCAGGACGTCGAATATCATCGAACGGGTTCAGGAGCTAATTTTTCAGGATCCAGGACAGTCGATCCGAAAATTGTCATCCGTTGTCGGCATTAGTGAAAAAACTATGCGTCGAATCATCGAGGAGGACCTCCGCTACAAGTCCTACACAATTAAAGTGAGACAGATGCTTTCTGATGCTGCCAGGGCAAAGCGAGTTAAACGCGCTGTAACTTGCTCTTGTGTTCCTTACGAAACAGTTGCTGGACGCATCAGATTGTCCAAGGAGTTTTGGCCTCCCAACAGACCCGATTTAAATCCTTTGGACTTTTATGTATGGAGCGTTGTTGAAAGGGTCTCTAACAAATCCAGACGTGCAAACGTCGCGTCGTTGAAATCCGCCATTGAAGCGGCATTCGCCGGAATGGACCGTGACGCCTTGAAGCGGGCATGCCACCGTTTCAGGACGAGAATGGAGGTGGTTATTAAAGCAGAAGGGGGCTATATCGAATAA